The following are encoded together in the Pseudomonas maumuensis genome:
- a CDS encoding LysR family transcriptional regulator, translating into MLDNLALFLTIIEKGSLSAAGRERGLSPATVSERLAALEAHYGVALLTRSTRSLSLTDAGRQLAEGARRLLAEADELESRLRDGQQKISGLVRLSAPVDLGQHCIVPLLDRFLAEHPQVSIDLDLTDGYVDLVGQGIDFAIRYGTLADSSLRARPLGDNRRVVCAAPDYLRCHGTLLHPDDLARHDCIVMRFGIHAERVWPFRLDGVAYPVSVRGRRVANNGEQVRRWALDGHGLCLKSLRDVRDDLDNGRLVEVLEDFSAGQVALQIVYPPTRVQPRRVRALMEAIIEGLR; encoded by the coding sequence ATGCTGGATAACCTGGCGTTGTTCCTGACCATCATCGAAAAAGGCAGCCTGTCGGCGGCGGGCCGCGAGCGCGGGTTGTCACCGGCCACGGTGTCCGAGCGCCTGGCGGCGCTGGAGGCGCATTACGGGGTGGCTTTGCTGACTCGCAGCACCCGTTCGCTGAGCCTCACCGACGCTGGCCGGCAATTGGCCGAGGGCGCGCGGCGCCTGCTGGCCGAGGCCGACGAGCTGGAAAGCCGTCTCAGAGACGGCCAGCAGAAGATCTCCGGATTGGTGCGCCTGAGCGCGCCGGTGGATCTCGGCCAGCATTGCATCGTGCCGCTACTAGATCGATTCCTGGCCGAGCATCCGCAAGTGTCGATCGACCTGGACCTGACCGACGGCTACGTCGATTTGGTGGGGCAGGGCATCGACTTCGCCATTCGCTACGGCACCTTGGCCGACAGTTCCCTGCGCGCACGGCCCCTGGGCGACAACCGCCGAGTGGTGTGCGCCGCGCCCGACTACCTGCGCTGCCACGGCACGCTACTGCACCCGGACGACCTGGCGCGCCACGACTGTATCGTCATGCGTTTCGGCATCCACGCCGAACGGGTCTGGCCATTTCGCCTGGACGGCGTGGCCTACCCGGTGAGCGTGCGCGGGCGGCGGGTCGCCAATAACGGTGAGCAGGTGCGCCGCTGGGCGCTGGACGGGCACGGGCTGTGCCTGAAATCGCTTCGCGATGTGCGCGACGACCTCGACAACGGCCGTTTGGTCGAAGTGCTGGAAGACTTCAGCGCCGGGCAGGTAGCCCTGCAGATCGTCTACCCGCCGACGCGGGTGCAGCCACGGCGGGTAAGGGCGTTGATGGAGGCGATCATCGAAGGCCTGCGCTAG
- the xth gene encoding exodeoxyribonuclease III, producing the protein MKALKIATFNVNGIRSRLDNLLAWLAREQPDIVCLQELKASDAQFPREAIEAAGYGCLHFGQASWNGVAILARGSQPLEVRRGLPGMEDDSQSRYIEAAVHGVQVACLYLPNGNPQPGPKFVYKLRWFESLIAHADTLRRAEHPVLLAGDFNVVPTDQDIYNPKSWLKDALLQPESRACYQRLLEQGWSDALRQLYPHERVYTFWDYFRNHWPRNAGLRIDHLLLNPALAPYLKDAGVDAWVRNEAHASDHAPVWIRLGTRKRR; encoded by the coding sequence ATGAAAGCGCTGAAGATCGCCACGTTCAATGTCAACGGCATCCGCAGCCGGCTCGACAACCTGCTGGCCTGGCTGGCGCGTGAGCAACCCGACATCGTCTGCCTGCAGGAACTCAAGGCCAGCGACGCGCAGTTCCCCCGTGAGGCCATCGAGGCTGCTGGCTACGGCTGCCTGCACTTCGGTCAGGCGTCATGGAACGGGGTCGCCATCCTCGCCCGCGGCAGCCAGCCCCTGGAGGTACGCCGCGGCTTACCGGGCATGGAGGACGACAGTCAGAGCCGTTATATCGAGGCGGCGGTGCATGGCGTGCAGGTGGCTTGCCTGTACCTGCCCAACGGCAACCCGCAACCGGGCCCGAAGTTTGTCTACAAGTTGCGCTGGTTCGAAAGCCTGATCGCCCATGCCGACACGCTGCGCCGCGCCGAGCACCCGGTGTTGCTGGCGGGAGACTTCAACGTGGTGCCCACCGACCAGGACATCTACAACCCGAAGTCGTGGCTCAAGGACGCGCTGCTGCAGCCCGAATCACGCGCCTGCTACCAGCGCTTGCTGGAGCAGGGCTGGAGCGATGCGTTGCGGCAGTTGTACCCGCACGAGCGGGTCTACACCTTCTGGGACTACTTCCGTAACCATTGGCCGCGCAACGCCGGGCTGCGCATCGACCACCTGCTGCTCAACCCGGCCTTGGCCCCTTACCTGAAGGACGCCGGGGTCGATGCCTGGGTGCGCAACGAGGCGCACGCCAGCGACCATGCGCCGGTGTGGATCAGGCTCGGCACACGCAAGCGGCGCTGA
- the hpaE gene encoding 5-carboxymethyl-2-hydroxymuconate semialdehyde dehydrogenase → MIKHWIDGREVESRDTFVNYNPATGEAIGEVASGGAEEVALAVAAAKEAFPKWANTPAKERARLMRRLGELIEQNVPQLAELETLDTGLPIHQTRNVLIPRASHNFDFFAEVCTRMDGHSYPVDDQMLNYTLYQPVGVCALVSPWNVPFMTATWKTAPCLALGNTAVLKMSELSPLTANELGRLAVEAGIPNGVLNVIQGYGATAGDALVRHPDVRAISFTGGTATGRKIMQTAGLKKYSMELGGKSPVLIFEDADLERALDAALFTIFSLNGERCTAGSRIFIQESVYPQFVAEFAARAKRLIVGDPTDPKTQVGSMITQQHYDKVTGYIRIGLEEGARLLAGGLERPAGLPAHLAKGQFIQPTVFADVNNKMRIAQEEIFGPVVCLIPFKDEAEALQLANDTEYGLASYIWTQDIGKAHRLARGIEAGMVFINSQNVRDLRQPFGGVKGSGTGREGGQYSFEVFAEIKNVCISMGSHHIPRWGV, encoded by the coding sequence ATGATCAAGCACTGGATCGATGGCCGCGAAGTCGAGAGCCGCGACACCTTCGTCAACTACAACCCGGCCACCGGCGAGGCCATCGGCGAAGTCGCCAGCGGTGGCGCCGAGGAAGTCGCCCTGGCCGTGGCCGCGGCCAAGGAGGCCTTCCCGAAATGGGCCAATACACCGGCCAAGGAACGCGCTCGCCTGATGCGCCGCCTCGGTGAGCTGATCGAGCAGAACGTGCCGCAGCTGGCGGAACTGGAAACCCTGGACACCGGCCTGCCGATCCATCAGACGCGCAACGTGCTGATTCCCCGCGCCTCGCACAATTTCGACTTCTTCGCCGAGGTGTGTACGCGCATGGACGGCCACAGCTACCCGGTGGACGACCAGATGCTCAACTACACGCTCTACCAGCCGGTGGGCGTGTGCGCGCTGGTGTCGCCGTGGAACGTGCCGTTCATGACCGCCACCTGGAAGACCGCGCCATGCCTGGCCCTGGGCAATACCGCGGTGCTGAAAATGAGCGAGCTGTCGCCGCTGACCGCCAATGAGCTGGGGCGCCTGGCGGTCGAGGCCGGCATTCCCAATGGCGTACTCAATGTCATCCAGGGCTACGGCGCAACAGCCGGCGATGCCCTGGTGCGTCACCCGGACGTGCGCGCCATTTCCTTCACCGGCGGCACCGCCACCGGCCGCAAGATCATGCAGACGGCCGGCCTGAAGAAGTACTCCATGGAACTGGGCGGCAAGTCGCCGGTACTGATCTTCGAGGACGCCGACCTCGAGCGTGCGCTGGATGCCGCCTTGTTCACCATCTTCTCGCTCAACGGCGAGCGCTGTACCGCCGGCAGCCGCATCTTCATCCAGGAGAGCGTGTACCCGCAGTTCGTCGCCGAGTTCGCCGCCCGCGCCAAACGCCTGATCGTCGGTGACCCGACCGATCCGAAGACCCAGGTCGGCTCGATGATCACCCAGCAGCACTACGACAAGGTCACCGGCTATATCCGCATCGGCCTGGAAGAAGGCGCGCGCCTGCTGGCCGGCGGCCTGGAGCGCCCGGCGGGATTGCCGGCACACCTGGCCAAGGGGCAGTTCATCCAGCCGACGGTGTTCGCCGATGTGAACAACAAGATGCGCATCGCCCAGGAAGAGATCTTCGGCCCGGTGGTGTGCCTGATCCCGTTCAAGGACGAGGCCGAGGCGCTGCAACTGGCCAACGACACCGAGTACGGCCTGGCCTCGTACATCTGGACCCAGGACATCGGCAAGGCCCATCGCCTGGCCCGTGGTATCGAGGCCGGGATGGTGTTCATCAACAGCCAGAACGTGCGCGACCTGCGCCAGCCGTTCGGCGGCGTCAAGGGCTCGGGCACCGGCCGCGAAGGCGGGCAATACAGCTTCGAGGTCTTCGCCGAGATCAAGAACGTGTGTATATCCATGGGTAGCCATCACATTCCGCGCTGGGGGGTGTAA
- a CDS encoding polysaccharide deacetylase family protein, translated as MASRRDFIKGTLASGIAVAAGAALAKEPGSSTGALPDSADGKGFWPNGAQLVISVSLQFESGGQPEHAESPFPPLDSRYPDTIAPSWYRYGPLEGVPRLLALFDRHGIKGTSHMVGKAVEAYPELAAEVVRRGHEAAGHGLHWAPQYSLTPAEERRQYEQASAIIERVTGQRPVGFNAFWMRHSRETLNILQELGFLYHIDDLARDEPSITPVRGKPFAVVPYTLRNNDIGRIAGSTAMTGAALLQELKDEFDVLYAEGRQRRRLMSLSAHDRIGGTPTVVHALDQFFAYARSHAGVAFMRKDEIAHWALAQGDTPVNPPRVFD; from the coding sequence ATGGCCAGCAGAAGAGATTTCATCAAAGGCACCCTCGCCAGCGGCATCGCCGTCGCGGCGGGGGCGGCACTGGCGAAAGAGCCGGGCAGCAGCACCGGCGCACTGCCCGATAGCGCCGATGGCAAAGGGTTCTGGCCCAATGGCGCGCAACTGGTGATTTCCGTGTCGTTGCAATTCGAGTCCGGTGGCCAGCCGGAACACGCCGAAAGCCCCTTCCCGCCCCTGGATTCACGCTACCCCGACACCATCGCCCCGAGCTGGTACCGCTATGGCCCGCTGGAAGGCGTGCCGCGCCTGCTCGCATTGTTCGACCGGCACGGCATCAAGGGCACCTCGCACATGGTCGGCAAGGCTGTGGAGGCTTACCCGGAGCTGGCGGCCGAGGTGGTCAGGCGCGGCCACGAAGCCGCCGGCCACGGCCTGCACTGGGCACCGCAGTACAGCCTGACGCCGGCAGAGGAGCGTCGTCAGTACGAGCAGGCCAGCGCCATCATCGAGCGCGTCACCGGCCAACGCCCGGTGGGTTTCAACGCGTTCTGGATGCGTCACTCCCGCGAGACCCTGAACATCCTCCAGGAGCTCGGCTTTCTCTACCACATCGACGACCTGGCCCGCGACGAACCCTCGATCACCCCGGTGCGCGGCAAGCCGTTCGCGGTGGTGCCCTACACCCTGCGCAACAACGACATCGGCCGTATCGCCGGTTCCACGGCGATGACCGGCGCCGCGCTGTTGCAGGAGCTCAAGGACGAGTTCGACGTCCTCTATGCCGAAGGCCGCCAACGGCGCCGGCTGATGTCGCTGTCGGCGCATGACCGCATCGGCGGCACGCCTACCGTGGTGCATGCGCTGGACCAGTTTTTCGCCTATGCCCGCAGCCATGCCGGCGTGGCGTTCATGCGCAAGGACGAGATCGCCCATTGGGCCTTGGCCCAGGGCGATACGCCGGTCAATCCGCCACGTGTGTTCGACTGA
- a CDS encoding 5-carboxymethyl-2-hydroxymuconate Delta-isomerase, which translates to MPHLVLLYSPDIEADADMPGLCRALADCMLAQHDEHHRQVFPTGGTRVLAYPAAHAAIADGRGAYGFVYANLRMGGGRSAAVHQQVGDALLAVLRRHLDTLLERRPVGVTLQIDESQAQVYDAKHSSLHPLFTRQP; encoded by the coding sequence ATGCCCCATCTGGTCCTGCTCTACAGCCCGGATATCGAAGCCGACGCCGATATGCCCGGCCTGTGTCGCGCCCTGGCCGACTGCATGCTCGCCCAGCACGACGAACATCATCGCCAGGTGTTCCCCACCGGCGGCACCCGTGTGCTGGCCTACCCCGCCGCCCATGCGGCAATCGCCGATGGCCGCGGCGCCTACGGTTTCGTCTACGCCAACCTGCGCATGGGCGGCGGACGCAGCGCCGCGGTGCACCAGCAGGTTGGCGACGCGCTGCTGGCAGTGTTGCGCCGGCATTTGGATACGCTGCTGGAACGTCGCCCAGTCGGCGTGACCCTACAGATCGACGAAAGCCAGGCGCAGGTGTACGACGCCAAGCACAGCAGCCTGCACCCTCTGTTCACCCGCCAGCCCTGA
- a CDS encoding sensor domain-containing diguanylate cyclase, whose translation MVAARKNMEDGVFAVTGEGRAASLFRLILGFMAMVMLAFVLIEGWRIWREYRQVFSDAENAVINLARATAQHAEDAIRQVDAITAVLVERLEGDGFAHIDRPRLHALLKQQAQIMPQLHGLFVYGADGSWIVTDKDRVPPGANNADRDYFIYHRTHTDRQVRIGSVVRSRSTGDLIIPISRRLDLPDGRFAGVLLGTIKVDWFVRYYGDFKIDERGALVLAKRDGTILVRRPFVEQVIGRSLAGSEIFRHYLPYASEGVAEAVAVVDGTTRLYAFRALSSYPLVVQAGLSRESIVAPWRHDMLKSLAVLVLLLVGLAGFGWIVLRQLRARIAIERALHQAHQTLKALALTDSLTGLGNRRRLDAVLEPEIRRARRQGQPLALVMLDLDYFKAYNDRYGHPAGDQCLRRFAELLRQALKRPGDLAVRYGGEEFTLLLPDTDVQGASQIVQEILQLLRRLAIEHAGSPLGHVSVSAGIAVGAPTLETVTPENLMAAADAALYEAKRQGRDRYCLAASVEQHPAH comes from the coding sequence ATGGTCGCAGCCAGGAAAAATATGGAGGACGGCGTGTTCGCGGTGACCGGCGAAGGCCGCGCCGCGTCGTTGTTCCGCCTGATCCTGGGCTTCATGGCGATGGTAATGCTGGCGTTCGTGTTGATCGAGGGCTGGCGGATCTGGCGCGAGTACCGGCAAGTGTTCAGCGACGCCGAGAATGCGGTGATCAATCTGGCCCGGGCCACCGCCCAGCACGCCGAGGACGCCATCCGCCAAGTGGATGCCATCACCGCCGTACTCGTCGAACGCCTGGAAGGCGATGGCTTCGCCCACATCGATCGCCCGCGTCTGCACGCCTTGCTCAAGCAGCAGGCGCAGATCATGCCGCAGCTGCACGGCTTGTTCGTCTATGGCGCTGATGGCAGTTGGATCGTCACCGACAAGGACAGGGTGCCGCCGGGCGCCAACAATGCCGACCGTGACTATTTCATCTACCACCGTACCCACACCGATCGCCAGGTTCGCATCGGCTCGGTAGTGCGCAGCCGCTCCACGGGCGACCTGATCATTCCCATCTCGCGGCGCCTGGATCTGCCCGATGGCCGTTTCGCCGGGGTGCTGCTGGGGACCATCAAGGTCGACTGGTTCGTGCGTTACTACGGCGACTTCAAGATCGACGAACGTGGCGCCCTGGTACTGGCCAAGCGCGATGGCACCATCCTTGTGCGGCGACCCTTCGTCGAGCAGGTCATCGGCCGCAGCCTGGCCGGCAGCGAGATCTTCCGTCATTACCTGCCCTACGCCAGCGAAGGGGTGGCCGAGGCGGTGGCTGTGGTCGATGGCACTACGCGGCTGTATGCGTTCCGCGCACTGTCCAGCTACCCGCTGGTGGTACAGGCGGGTTTGTCGCGGGAGTCGATCGTCGCGCCCTGGCGGCACGACATGCTCAAATCGCTGGCGGTGCTGGTCCTGCTGCTGGTCGGCCTGGCCGGCTTCGGTTGGATCGTCCTGCGCCAGTTGCGCGCGCGCATCGCCATCGAGCGCGCGCTGCACCAAGCCCACCAGACCCTCAAGGCCCTGGCCCTGACCGACAGCCTGACCGGGCTGGGCAACCGCCGTCGGTTGGATGCGGTGCTCGAACCGGAGATCCGCCGGGCGCGGCGCCAGGGCCAGCCGTTGGCCCTGGTGATGCTCGACCTGGACTACTTCAAGGCCTACAACGACCGCTACGGCCACCCGGCGGGCGACCAGTGCCTGCGGCGTTTCGCCGAGCTGCTGCGCCAGGCGCTCAAGCGCCCAGGGGACCTGGCGGTGCGCTATGGTGGCGAGGAGTTCACCCTGTTGCTGCCCGATACCGATGTCCAGGGCGCCAGCCAGATCGTCCAGGAGATCCTGCAGCTGTTGCGTCGGCTGGCCATCGAGCATGCCGGCAGCCCGTTGGGGCATGTCTCGGTCAGTGCCGGTATCGCGGTGGGGGCGCCGACGCTGGAGACAGTGACCCCGGAGAACCTGATGGCGGCAGCGGATGCGGCGCTTTATGAAGCCAAGCGCCAGGGGCGGGATCGTTACTGTCTGGCGGCCAGCGTGGAGCAGCATCCTGCGCATTGA
- the hpaH gene encoding 2-oxo-hept-4-ene-1,7-dioate hydratase: MLDARIIQQAAARLDQAERTREQVGQFSLEHPSISIDDAYAIQRAWVAQKIEDGRKLVGHKIGLTSRAMQVSSNITEPDYGALLDDMLFDEGSDIPFERFIVPRVEVELAFILGKPLKGPNVTLFDVLDATEWVIPALEIIDARIQQVDPLSGATRKVFDTISDNAANAGVVMGGRAVRPGDIDLRKVPAVLYRNGVIEESGVSAAVLNHPAKGVAWLANKLAAHDVGLEAGQIILGGSFTRPVAARPGDTFHVDYDQLGSIACRFV; this comes from the coding sequence ATGCTCGACGCCCGCATCATCCAGCAAGCCGCCGCCCGCCTCGATCAGGCCGAACGCACCCGCGAACAGGTCGGCCAGTTCTCCCTGGAACATCCCTCGATCAGTATCGACGACGCCTACGCCATCCAGCGCGCCTGGGTGGCGCAGAAGATCGAGGACGGCCGCAAGCTGGTCGGCCACAAGATCGGCCTGACCTCCCGGGCCATGCAGGTCTCGTCGAACATCACCGAGCCGGACTACGGCGCGCTGCTCGACGACATGCTGTTCGACGAAGGCAGCGACATTCCCTTCGAGCGTTTCATCGTGCCGCGGGTCGAGGTGGAACTGGCGTTCATCCTCGGCAAGCCGCTCAAGGGTCCGAACGTGACCCTGTTCGATGTGCTCGACGCCACCGAGTGGGTGATCCCGGCCCTGGAGATCATCGATGCGCGCATCCAGCAGGTCGACCCGCTCAGCGGCGCCACCCGCAAGGTGTTCGACACCATCTCCGACAACGCCGCCAACGCCGGCGTGGTGATGGGCGGGCGCGCCGTGCGCCCGGGCGATATCGACCTGCGCAAGGTACCGGCGGTGCTGTATCGCAATGGTGTGATCGAGGAGTCCGGGGTGTCGGCTGCGGTGCTCAATCACCCGGCCAAGGGCGTGGCCTGGCTGGCCAACAAGCTGGCAGCGCATGACGTGGGGCTCGAGGCCGGCCAGATCATTCTCGGCGGCTCGTTCACCCGCCCGGTGGCCGCCCGTCCCGGCGACACCTTCCACGTCGACTACGATCAACTCGGCTCGATCGCCTGCCGTTTTGTCTGA
- a CDS encoding ribonuclease Z, whose amino-acid sequence MDLQFLGTSSGVPTKARNVSATAVIESSGTGWYLVDCGEGTQHQLLRSPLSVRDLRAILITHVHGDHCFGLPGLLASAGMSGRKEPLQLVLPANLQAWVRQSLAVSDTYLPFELQMQALETFTGLQHGTVQIGVVELSHRVPSYGFVFEERDPEPRLDIQRLQADGIPAGPLWGQLARGRRVEHEGRQLDPQAYLQPTRPAQRIIVCGDNDRPELLGTLAAKVDVLVHEATFTQPVVERAQASFGHSTAAAVARFAETAGVRNLVLTHFSARYQSGGGRGGSIEEVREEAQAYYNGHLTLAQDLQRYRLGRDGVLVEVE is encoded by the coding sequence ATGGACCTGCAGTTTCTGGGCACCTCTTCCGGGGTGCCCACCAAGGCCCGCAACGTCAGCGCGACGGCGGTCATCGAATCCTCCGGTACCGGATGGTACCTGGTCGATTGCGGCGAAGGTACACAGCACCAGCTGCTGCGCAGCCCGCTGTCGGTGCGCGATCTGCGCGCCATCCTCATTACCCATGTGCATGGCGACCACTGCTTCGGCTTGCCCGGGCTGCTGGCCAGTGCCGGCATGTCAGGGCGCAAGGAGCCGTTGCAGCTGGTCTTACCGGCCAACCTGCAAGCTTGGGTGCGCCAGAGCCTGGCGGTCAGCGACACCTACCTGCCTTTCGAGCTGCAGATGCAGGCGCTCGAGACATTCACCGGACTGCAACATGGCACAGTGCAGATCGGCGTGGTCGAGCTGTCGCATCGGGTGCCGTCCTACGGTTTTGTATTCGAGGAACGCGACCCCGAACCCCGGCTGGATATCCAACGCCTGCAGGCCGACGGCATCCCCGCCGGGCCGCTGTGGGGGCAACTGGCCCGTGGCAGGCGCGTCGAGCACGAGGGGCGCCAACTCGACCCGCAGGCCTACCTGCAACCGACACGCCCTGCGCAACGGATCATCGTCTGTGGCGACAACGACCGCCCGGAGCTGTTGGGCACGTTGGCGGCGAAGGTAGATGTGCTGGTCCACGAGGCCACCTTCACCCAACCGGTGGTCGAGCGTGCCCAGGCAAGCTTTGGCCACAGCACCGCTGCCGCAGTGGCGCGCTTCGCTGAAACGGCGGGCGTGAGGAACCTGGTACTGACGCATTTCAGCGCCCGCTACCAGTCAGGCGGTGGGCGTGGTGGCTCCATCGAGGAGGTACGCGAAGAGGCGCAGGCGTACTACAACGGGCACCTGACCCTGGCCCAGGACCTGCAGCGTTATCGGCTTGGTCGTGATGGGGTGCTGGTCGAGGTGGAGTGA
- a CDS encoding DUF4142 domain-containing protein, with product MSTLFLKRVGFSMVLGMASLQAMAASSDDFVDAATEAGIAEVVTGKLALDKSKNPQIKTFAQQMVTDHTQANQKLGDIARKLDISVPDEAALTDKVKKMILEWRDESFDRSYVNNQVEAHEKAVELFKKEAASSDKAELKAFAGETLPKLEEHLKHAKELQAKHGQ from the coding sequence ATGAGCACTCTGTTCCTCAAGCGGGTCGGGTTTTCCATGGTGCTGGGCATGGCGTCGCTACAGGCCATGGCCGCCTCGTCGGACGACTTCGTCGACGCCGCAACCGAGGCCGGCATCGCCGAAGTGGTGACCGGCAAGCTGGCGCTGGACAAGAGCAAGAACCCGCAAATCAAGACCTTCGCCCAGCAGATGGTCACCGATCACACCCAGGCCAACCAGAAGCTCGGCGACATCGCCCGCAAACTGGACATCAGCGTACCCGATGAAGCGGCGCTGACCGACAAGGTCAAGAAGATGATCCTGGAATGGCGCGACGAGTCGTTCGACCGCTCCTACGTCAACAACCAGGTCGAGGCCCACGAGAAAGCCGTGGAACTGTTCAAGAAAGAGGCCGCCTCCTCCGACAAGGCCGAGCTCAAGGCCTTCGCCGGCGAGACCTTGCCCAAGCTCGAAGAGCACCTCAAGCATGCCAAGGAACTGCAGGCCAAGCACGGCCAGTAA
- the hpaI gene encoding 4-hydroxy-2-oxoheptanedioate aldolase, whose product MDMPINTVKQRLRSGQAQIGLWLGLADPYCAELAANAGFDWLLLDGEHAPNDLRSLLGQLQAVAPYPAQPIVRPVIGDTALIKQLLDIGAQTLLVPMVESAEQARQLVRAMRYPPHGVRGVGSALARASRWNSIPDYLDQADQQMCLLVQVENREGLANLDAICAVEGVDGVFIGPADLSAAMGQRGNPGHAEVQAAIDDAIVRIVRAGKAAGILSADEALARRYIELGAAFVAVGVDTTVLMRGLQGLAGKFKAGAAASAQGGVY is encoded by the coding sequence ATGGACATGCCCATCAATACCGTCAAGCAACGCCTGCGCAGCGGCCAGGCGCAAATCGGCCTGTGGCTCGGCCTGGCCGACCCGTATTGCGCGGAGCTGGCGGCCAATGCCGGCTTCGACTGGCTGCTGCTCGACGGCGAGCACGCGCCCAACGACTTGCGCAGCCTGCTCGGCCAGTTGCAGGCCGTGGCCCCCTACCCGGCCCAGCCCATCGTGCGTCCGGTGATCGGCGATACCGCGCTGATCAAGCAACTGCTCGATATCGGCGCGCAGACTCTGCTGGTGCCCATGGTCGAAAGCGCCGAGCAGGCACGCCAGCTAGTGCGGGCGATGCGCTATCCGCCACACGGCGTACGCGGTGTCGGCAGCGCACTGGCGCGAGCCTCGCGCTGGAACAGCATCCCCGACTACCTGGACCAGGCCGACCAACAGATGTGCCTGCTGGTGCAAGTGGAGAATCGCGAGGGATTGGCCAACCTCGACGCGATCTGCGCCGTCGAAGGCGTCGATGGCGTGTTCATCGGCCCCGCCGACCTCAGCGCCGCCATGGGCCAGCGGGGCAATCCGGGGCATGCCGAGGTGCAGGCGGCCATCGACGACGCCATCGTACGCATCGTTCGCGCTGGCAAGGCGGCGGGGATCCTCAGCGCCGACGAAGCGCTGGCGCGCCGGTATATCGAGCTGGGCGCGGCGTTCGTCGCGGTCGGGGTCGACACCACGGTGTTGATGCGCGGTTTGCAGGGGTTGGCGGGCAAGTTCAAGGCAGGGGCCGCCGCCAGCGCCCAGGGCGGTGTCTACTAG
- the hpaD gene encoding 3,4-dihydroxyphenylacetate 2,3-dioxygenase, with product MGTLALAAKITHVPSMYLSELPGPRQGFRQAAIDGHLEIGRRCRELGVDTLVVFDTHWLVNANYHINCAAHFEGLYTSNELPHFIANMNYGFPGNPELGRILAQECNRLGVETMAHDATTLAPEYGTLVPMRYMNTDQHFKVISVSALCTSHYLNDSARLGWAMRKAVEEHYDGSVAFLASGSLSHRFAQNGQAPDFATKVWSPFLETLDHRVVRMWQDGDWADFCAMLPEYAVKGHGEGFMHDTAMLLGALGWSQYDGKAEVVTPYFGSSGTGQINAIFPVTPQDGSAIPAAQASNPAGVTSTSRL from the coding sequence ATGGGCACACTCGCTCTCGCCGCCAAGATCACCCATGTACCGTCGATGTACCTGTCCGAACTGCCCGGCCCGCGCCAGGGCTTTCGTCAGGCGGCCATCGACGGCCACCTCGAGATCGGCCGGCGCTGCCGCGAACTGGGCGTCGACACCCTCGTCGTGTTCGACACCCACTGGCTGGTCAACGCCAACTATCACATCAACTGCGCCGCGCACTTCGAAGGCCTGTACACCAGCAACGAACTGCCGCACTTCATCGCCAACATGAACTACGGCTTTCCCGGCAACCCCGAGCTGGGGCGAATCCTCGCGCAAGAATGCAATCGCCTGGGCGTGGAGACCATGGCCCACGACGCCACCACGCTGGCGCCTGAATACGGCACCCTGGTGCCGATGCGCTACATGAACACCGACCAGCACTTCAAGGTGATCTCGGTCTCGGCGCTATGCACCTCGCACTACCTCAACGACAGCGCACGCCTGGGCTGGGCCATGCGCAAGGCGGTGGAGGAACACTACGACGGCAGCGTGGCCTTCCTGGCCAGCGGCTCGCTGTCCCACCGTTTCGCCCAGAACGGCCAGGCCCCGGACTTCGCCACCAAGGTCTGGAGCCCGTTCCTGGAGACCCTCGACCACCGCGTGGTGCGCATGTGGCAGGACGGCGACTGGGCCGATTTCTGCGCGATGCTGCCCGAGTACGCGGTCAAGGGCCATGGCGAAGGCTTCATGCACGACACCGCCATGTTGCTCGGCGCCCTGGGTTGGTCGCAGTACGACGGCAAGGCCGAAGTGGTGACGCCGTACTTCGGCTCCTCCGGCACCGGCCAGATCAACGCGATCTTCCCGGTCACCCCGCAGGACGGCAGCGCGATCCCCGCCGCCCAGGCCTCGAACCCGGCCGGGGTCACCTCCACAAGCCGCCTGTAA